In Miscanthus floridulus cultivar M001 chromosome 19, ASM1932011v1, whole genome shotgun sequence, the DNA window CCAGGCGAGCCGAACCGGACAGTACCGAAAGCGCCACGTGCCAGATCAGACAGTCCCAAATTCGGCTGTTTCTGTTGCGCAACATTTGAGGCCCAGTAGGAAAGCTCCCACGCACGGCCTGCCAAAGGCTCGAATTCCGCGAGACGTCAGCAGGCCGTGGGGAAAAAATATCAACCACCAATCGTGGCCCGTTGGCGTGATCCACCCACCCACCCGTCCGTCCACTCCAAAGTGCTCGTCGCAAAAGCAGTGGCAGTGTGACACGCGATTCCTTCTCGGCTGCTTCTGCTCGTGCTTGCTCCCCCCACACGTCCGTCCGCCGCGGCTCCACCACCTCACGTCCAGTCCTCCACTCCCCCGATCCCGAGCGGACCCTGCCGGGGAGGGAGAGAGGGCCACCCGCGACCGCGATGGCCGACGCGTACTGGAGGTACGCGGCCGCCGACccgcgccagcagcagcagccgcagccgccCTCCGCCGGCGGGGGCGTCGCGCACCCGGGCATGGGCGGCGGCGCACCGCAGATAGCCCCCGCCGTGGGGCAGCAGCAGCCCATGAAGCGACCCCGCCCCGCCGACTTCTCAGGTccggccgcccctcccctcccctcccccgccCGCCCTCGATCCGATGATGATCCGCGCGGTTGCTGGCCTGCCTGCCCGCTCGATCTGCCCGTTCCCGCCGGCGCTTAGGGTTTTAGCGGCTCGCAAGCCGCGCCGCACGTCACGGCAATGCGCTGGTTCCGTTTAATTGTTTGTTCCCGCCCGCCCTGTACCGCCTAATGCGGTCTCGTTGTTTTCGCTCGACCTGCTTCTGTCAGCGGAGGTGTGGGCGCTGATGCGTCGAGGTGGTGCCGTCTGCGCTGACTCTCTGCCGAAAGTAGGGGCCAGGGAAACGTCAGGCTTCTGTCTTGAAATTCGGTGCCACGGAGCTGCGGGACTAGATCCAAAATGGTTACTTGCAGGATCTGTCGCGATCGCTTCAGTACCACTGATGGGTGTCCTGGGGTTTTGTCAGATTTAGGATGCACCTAAAACCCACTCGTAGATCTAGGACGCACCAAAAACCCACTTGTAGATTCAGGATGCACCTAAAACCCACTCGTAGATTCACATATGCAGTTTAGGTGCTAAATGATTTAAGGTGCAGTGTGCGGATGTTCGATCCATTTGTCTACTGCAAGTTGCGTGAGCAAACTCTGGTCACTCACAGCGTGTTTGGTTTGCATCACCGAACCATTCCTTCCATGGCGTATGCTGCTGTTTGGTTTACGCTGTGGAATCACTTGTCCGTCACGGAGTTGTTCCACGTAGACTCCCATTGGCTATTCCCAAGGAAGAGACACATTCCTCAAAAAAAAGTCAGATGACTCCATGCCTCACCGACCCACAAGTGGCTGGGGATGGGTATCCAAACCAAACAGGCTGTTAGATTGTCTGTTTATGCTTAAGTAGGTTAAATCATACTGCAACGTGCTGGCATGTACAGACCAAAACTGCAGTACCGTGGAACAAAAGTTCTTTCTGTCACACTGGCTTTACTACCTCTGGAGTCTGGAGCTAATGTAGTCCTAAGACTCTGTGTCACCTTGTAACCAATAAAAAGCATGAGCTAATGTCCGAGACTGTGGGACAACTTGTAATCGAGGAAAGTGATTGCAACACGAACAACTCTAGACCGTACTATCGTTGATAACTTAGCTGTATATAGGTGTTCCACAAAAATCAGGCTAAATATGATATTCATGCTGATGGTATGTATTGGGTTTTAAATTCTGCTGGAAAGAAATGGAAGGAATCTAAGGCAAATTTGAAGAAGCGGTATTTTGATGATAAATTAACAGATGAGCAACTGAAGAAAAAGTATGGCGATAGAGTTAATGACAGTGATTGGGAGTATCTCATAACTCATTGGATGTGTCCTGATTTTGAAGTAAGGCTTGTTGATATTAAAATCTTATTATATGCTTGTGAAACTTGTATACATCTATTTGTGCATAATCTAATAATTTCTCACTTAGGTTCGCACGGAAATTGCCAAAGCGAATCATGCTAAGTTGGCCATACATCAGGCACCAAGAGCTTTGCTCGTTCTAGACATGAATTGGTATAGTTATCTTTTTTCACTATCTTACATAGGTATTTTCTAAAACACTTGTAGGGTCATGAGCTAGGACGCCCCCCTCGACGAGATGAAGTATATATCGAAACTCATACAAAAAAAAGTGGTGTTCCAACACAGAATGCAGAACCAATCATTGTAAGTTTTCATGCATTTTTTGCTGAATTG includes these proteins:
- the LOC136528265 gene encoding uncharacterized protein, translated to MADAYWRYAAADPRQQQQPQPPSAGGGVAHPGMGGGAPQIAPAVGQQQPMKRPRPADFSDEQLKKKYGDRVNDSDWEYLITHWMCPDFEVRTEIAKANHAKLAIHQGHELGRPPRRDEVYIETHTKKSGVPTQNAEPIIVEGGLGGVHDAVTRKPTDDILRLIEMRHFVVNIVRLCKHTYDLCLPFDLAGLYVCFSFCNDDLSWIKMIELDVLLNVGLNKDLRDTFIR